One genomic segment of Cerasicoccus sp. TK19100 includes these proteins:
- a CDS encoding type IV secretory system conjugative DNA transfer family protein, protein MLKYLNYARDLFSTPTRNTTQFLQAAPDPLDEPLLYFTEIDPFTIRDACEGIQIFGGIGSGKTSGSGQNIAYRFLRSGFGGIVLTAKPDETEQWVRYAAKTGRSDDLIVVNPENGFHFNFMEYEGDREGRGGGLTENLVELFSTLTEVGQRSSSGKGEEAFWRNEQRKLLRNAIDLISVLGGLVNLPTIYQLVVSAPKSREEAASEEWQKNSFCYDCLLQGIALSEKGEFSPLQENDFRLSLNYWINEYPGMAENTRSSVVSIFTGMADSFLRGVLYQLFCTDTTFKPEDTLEGKIIILDLPQKNFNELGVYAQIMFKYCWQRAIERRSIESNSRPVFQWIDEAQFFVTEHDVSFQTTARSARSCNVYLTQNLPNYYYVLGGDERVKHLVDSLLGNLATKIFHNNTCATTNAWAAELFAKEWLTLTSSNMSYGQGNFSGGSSTSQVMEYSVPPRTFSGLLTGGPLQNFQVEAIIHQRGKLFQSTGSNALRTCFPQKVEP, encoded by the coding sequence ATGCTCAAATACCTGAACTATGCCCGGGATCTGTTCAGCACTCCCACAAGGAACACCACGCAGTTCCTTCAAGCAGCGCCTGATCCACTGGATGAACCGCTGCTTTATTTCACGGAAATTGATCCGTTTACGATTCGAGACGCCTGCGAAGGTATTCAAATATTTGGTGGCATTGGGTCCGGCAAAACGTCCGGTTCCGGCCAAAATATTGCTTACCGATTTCTAAGATCTGGCTTTGGCGGCATTGTCTTAACTGCCAAGCCCGACGAGACGGAGCAATGGGTCAGATATGCTGCAAAAACCGGACGCTCGGATGATCTTATTGTAGTGAATCCAGAGAACGGATTTCACTTCAACTTCATGGAATATGAAGGCGACCGTGAGGGGCGTGGTGGTGGTCTCACTGAGAATCTGGTGGAGCTGTTTTCTACGCTGACGGAGGTGGGTCAACGCTCCAGTAGTGGTAAGGGTGAGGAAGCCTTTTGGCGCAATGAACAACGCAAGTTATTACGCAACGCGATTGATCTGATTTCCGTTCTTGGAGGGCTGGTGAATCTGCCCACTATTTACCAATTAGTCGTCAGCGCCCCTAAGTCTAGAGAGGAGGCCGCCAGCGAGGAATGGCAGAAAAATTCATTCTGCTACGACTGCCTATTGCAGGGAATAGCGCTCTCGGAGAAAGGGGAGTTTTCACCGCTTCAGGAAAACGATTTCCGGCTCAGTTTGAACTACTGGATCAATGAGTATCCGGGAATGGCGGAAAACACAAGATCCAGCGTGGTGAGTATCTTTACAGGGATGGCGGATAGCTTTTTGCGCGGCGTCTTGTATCAACTCTTTTGCACCGACACGACGTTCAAGCCCGAAGACACCCTGGAGGGTAAAATTATCATTCTGGATTTACCCCAGAAGAACTTCAACGAGCTGGGCGTCTATGCTCAAATCATGTTCAAATACTGCTGGCAACGGGCCATCGAAAGACGGTCCATTGAGTCCAATTCCCGCCCCGTTTTTCAATGGATTGACGAGGCGCAGTTTTTCGTGACCGAACACGATGTGAGCTTTCAGACCACGGCGCGTAGTGCGAGATCGTGCAACGTGTATCTCACGCAGAATTTGCCCAACTACTACTACGTTTTGGGCGGGGATGAGCGGGTGAAGCATCTGGTAGATTCCTTGCTCGGCAACCTCGCCACCAAGATTTTTCACAACAATACCTGTGCCACCACCAACGCCTGGGCAGCTGAATTATTTGCCAAAGAATGGCTCACTCTGACCAGCAGCAATATGAGCTACGGCCAAGGAAATTTTTCGGGTGGATCAAGCACCTCACAAGTCATGGAGTATTCGGTGCCGCCCCGGACATTCTCCGGTCTCCTAACGGGCGGGCCACTCCAAAATTTTCAGGTGGAAGCTATCATTCACCAACGTGGCAAGCTATTCCAGTCAACGGGCAGTAATGCGCTTCGCACCTGCTTCCCTCAAAAGGTTGAACCCTAA
- a CDS encoding N-6 DNA methylase: MTDKNSHSISTEAAQTQHRRAVFRQHLQQAITQAKDWPRKPKASLKIPPKPHGWLLPILIDCESRCWGRWDHWTKVKLAGDLIDETIPQIVFEQGNTSLARKMHENALNSITGAGDWRGWSGWENFNYYLDWLLYAFGHQGQAEPPKEPVAGAFSRLYQTFCLEAMLAWPQDIFGDLLADNAHGRRSGFYPTPHHVVEMMTRLTFGVDEDSRLKSFCDPCLGTGRMPLHASNYTYRLYGQDIDPTVIKAALVNGYCFAPWLVRPLFDDDSTNSAALSDAMTEQAEGNPAVGAYLNDTVHDDAQQYAFEPIKKRRKKGEPEVMQGLLFKHLDDQSR, translated from the coding sequence GTGACAGATAAGAACAGTCATTCAATTTCTACCGAAGCCGCCCAGACACAACACCGTCGGGCGGTTTTTCGTCAGCATCTACAACAAGCCATCACACAGGCAAAAGATTGGCCGAGAAAACCCAAGGCCAGCTTGAAAATACCTCCCAAACCCCACGGTTGGTTGCTCCCCATCCTCATTGATTGCGAGAGTCGATGCTGGGGCCGCTGGGACCACTGGACAAAAGTCAAATTGGCTGGTGATCTTATTGACGAAACTATCCCGCAGATTGTGTTTGAGCAGGGCAATACTTCCCTTGCCCGCAAGATGCACGAGAACGCCTTGAATAGTATCACGGGAGCGGGTGACTGGCGGGGGTGGTCTGGCTGGGAGAATTTCAACTACTACCTTGATTGGCTCCTCTACGCCTTTGGCCATCAGGGACAAGCCGAACCACCCAAGGAACCTGTGGCAGGTGCCTTCTCCCGCTTGTATCAAACCTTCTGTTTGGAAGCCATGCTCGCATGGCCGCAGGATATTTTCGGGGACTTACTGGCTGATAACGCTCACGGCAGACGCTCGGGATTCTATCCCACCCCTCATCATGTTGTCGAGATGATGACCAGACTCACCTTTGGGGTCGATGAGGATTCCCGATTGAAATCTTTCTGCGACCCATGTTTGGGAACGGGCCGGATGCCCCTTCATGCCAGCAACTACACGTATCGCCTCTACGGCCAAGATATAGACCCCACCGTGATTAAGGCGGCATTGGTGAACGGGTATTGTTTCGCCCCTTGGCTCGTAAGACCGCTCTTTGACGATGACTCCACCAATAGCGCCGCTCTTTCGGATGCCATGACCGAGCAAGCAGAAGGTAATCCCGCAGTTGGAGCCTACCTGAATGACACCGTGCACGATGACGCCCAGCAATACGCCTTTGAACCGATCAAGAAGCGACGAAAGAAGGGCGAGCCTGAAGTCATGCAGGGTTTGTTGTTCAAGCACCTCGACGATCAGAGCCGATAA
- a CDS encoding DUF6538 domain-containing protein — translation MPHLQKRPSGYYYRQRIPLALKPAFRGQQEFSISLKTRKATVAKRRALPLMADVHELFNQLKEAMDTFGHKHAQAIAENWRRRALNRDFERRVINGIKPPSKDLELQIQKRSNQIQSVSYKDDAQWANRQMNEFGLDIPTDTRDWRLMAYYLWQADIQRLEEMLNRNTDIQAHQMVYLPEKGIQSSKPEPGKRLSAVLEEWEREKPRPERTRKQWRNEVKRFSEYLNGDPMIHEITTKQIRGFRDTLRKMPSKLGNKHPELTFTEIIQHYDDQEVPRLKPKSINNALTAISSLLSWCVEEEIIAKNPALGIKEELPEIDPDERQPFDHTDLKHIFEYSPVYLLNKRYDLGGKEACYWIPLLALYTGARMDELGNLYPKDVIQEGNVTYISIYADKNKRVKNRYSIRKVPLHRDVIQLGFIDYVAKMKLAGEQWLFPDLKPYQGRRTHYFSRWVNTYLRTHCGVEDTRKVFHSFRHTFKDLCRNTMIPDDINDALTGHSRKTTGGKYGNGHALKVLDEAVQRIEFPVTISPWKKLSYRL, via the coding sequence ATGCCCCACCTTCAAAAACGCCCATCTGGATACTACTATAGACAACGCATTCCTTTGGCGCTAAAACCTGCTTTCCGTGGACAGCAAGAATTTAGTATTTCGCTAAAAACTCGAAAAGCTACCGTGGCTAAGCGTCGGGCACTTCCACTGATGGCGGATGTCCATGAGCTATTTAATCAGCTTAAGGAGGCTATGGACACATTCGGCCATAAACATGCCCAAGCAATAGCGGAAAATTGGCGACGGCGCGCCTTAAATAGAGATTTTGAACGCAGAGTCATTAACGGAATAAAACCACCCTCAAAAGACTTGGAACTCCAAATTCAAAAGCGCTCCAATCAAATTCAAAGTGTCTCCTATAAAGATGACGCCCAATGGGCAAATCGTCAGATGAATGAGTTTGGTCTTGATATACCAACGGATACTCGGGACTGGAGGCTCATGGCTTACTACCTCTGGCAGGCAGACATTCAGCGGCTGGAGGAAATGCTAAATCGCAATACAGATATTCAAGCTCACCAAATGGTCTATTTGCCGGAAAAGGGAATACAGTCATCCAAGCCTGAGCCAGGCAAGCGCCTTTCAGCAGTTCTTGAAGAATGGGAGCGTGAAAAACCAAGACCAGAACGCACCCGAAAACAGTGGCGTAATGAGGTCAAAAGATTCTCAGAGTATCTGAATGGTGATCCCATGATCCATGAGATCACGACAAAACAGATTCGAGGATTCAGGGATACTCTCAGAAAGATGCCGAGCAAGTTGGGTAACAAGCACCCGGAATTAACTTTTACTGAAATCATTCAACATTACGACGATCAGGAGGTTCCACGTTTAAAACCAAAGAGTATCAACAACGCCCTGACTGCAATAAGCTCTTTATTAAGCTGGTGTGTCGAAGAGGAAATTATCGCCAAAAATCCTGCTTTAGGCATTAAGGAAGAATTGCCTGAAATTGACCCCGATGAACGCCAACCTTTCGATCATACTGACCTTAAGCACATATTTGAGTATTCACCTGTGTATTTGCTGAACAAGCGCTATGACCTTGGAGGTAAAGAAGCATGTTATTGGATTCCCTTATTAGCCCTATACACAGGCGCAAGGATGGATGAGCTGGGAAACTTGTATCCAAAGGATGTAATACAAGAAGGCAATGTTACCTACATAAGTATTTACGCTGATAAAAATAAGCGGGTTAAAAATAGATACAGCATCCGAAAGGTTCCCTTGCACCGCGATGTCATACAGCTAGGGTTCATTGATTATGTTGCCAAAATGAAATTAGCTGGTGAGCAATGGCTATTCCCTGATTTAAAACCTTATCAAGGGCGGCGGACTCACTATTTCTCTAGGTGGGTGAATACCTATCTGAGAACACACTGCGGCGTTGAAGACACTCGAAAGGTATTCCACAGTTTCCGCCATACTTTTAAAGACCTCTGCCGGAATACGATGATTCCTGATGATATAAATGATGCTCTGACTGGACACTCCCGTAAAACTACCGGAGGAAAATATGGTAATGGGCACGCATTGAAGGTGCTTGATGAGGCTGTGCAGAGAATTGAGTTTCCAGTAACGATTTCACCTTGGAAAAAGTTATCTTATCGGCTCTGA
- a CDS encoding helix-turn-helix domain-containing protein, which produces MKLAEYLIKTRMRPSEFAKLIGVTRMSIHRYITEDRVPEPHIISRIARVTRGNVTAGDFPPPKKSVTSLPVKASPEQDNRKPYPWERRNSYCFDEADRRLRRMMQQPREGDGLSPPLKHAILVLGERVETDLNKRHFRLDHRIVDAREIVRQANRVLVKKGQSPISYPGVNPIDN; this is translated from the coding sequence ATGAAACTTGCAGAGTATCTGATAAAAACACGAATGAGACCCAGCGAGTTTGCAAAATTGATCGGAGTCACCCGCATGAGTATCCACCGCTACATCACAGAAGACAGGGTGCCCGAGCCACATATTATCAGTCGTATTGCCCGTGTGACTCGGGGTAACGTCACTGCCGGAGATTTTCCTCCTCCGAAAAAATCTGTGACCTCTTTGCCCGTCAAAGCCAGCCCAGAGCAGGACAATCGTAAGCCTTATCCTTGGGAGCGCCGAAACTCTTACTGTTTTGATGAAGCAGATCGCAGATTGCGACGGATGATGCAACAACCACGCGAAGGAGACGGTTTAAGCCCACCTCTCAAACATGCCATTCTGGTGTTGGGAGAACGGGTGGAGACCGATTTGAACAAGCGCCATTTCCGGCTGGACCATCGTATTGTGGATGCCCGGGAAATCGTCCGCCAAGCCAATAGAGTCTTAGTCAAGAAAGGCCAGTCACCGATTTCCTATCCGGGCGTTAATCCCATCGACAACTGA
- a CDS encoding RNA polymerase sigma factor, which yields MKRNLLAERSAAITTDQEALLRAAMEKLGGYILWYLEDCCGDYQEAENLFQQLWVSVYKTFPPEKYDHLPMVRHRAYQLYVDHVRARNTRSFVGYTDELPEPDPVSFFPEPANQREEDALKQRFWELFPGLELEERHKQAFWLFHRYGYTVAEVAEKLASAPSTVHDWIKQVREHCGEYLAMEDNHE from the coding sequence ATGAAACGCAACCTGCTGGCGGAAAGATCGGCAGCCATTACCACCGATCAGGAAGCATTACTGCGTGCGGCGATGGAGAAGCTGGGCGGGTATATTCTGTGGTATCTGGAGGATTGCTGCGGGGATTACCAAGAAGCGGAAAACCTTTTTCAGCAGCTATGGGTCAGCGTTTATAAAACCTTTCCCCCGGAAAAATACGATCACCTGCCGATGGTGCGTCACCGAGCCTACCAACTATACGTGGATCATGTCCGCGCCCGTAACACCCGATCGTTCGTGGGTTATACGGATGAGTTGCCGGAACCAGACCCAGTGTCGTTCTTTCCAGAACCCGCCAATCAGCGGGAAGAAGATGCCTTAAAGCAGCGATTTTGGGAGTTATTCCCCGGACTGGAATTGGAGGAACGCCACAAGCAAGCCTTTTGGTTGTTTCACCGCTACGGCTACACGGTGGCGGAGGTGGCGGAAAAGCTCGCCTCCGCCCCTTCAACCGTTCATGACTGGATCAAGCAGGTTCGTGAACACTGCGGCGAGTATTTAGCAATGGAGGATAATCATGAGTGA